agttaaatctggtgtgcacattcttctatcaaagaatttatagactgctttcttcggaatttatcgttgcattgcaagttcattttcgcgtatgtatgctaaaattgataaaaattcgagtactccatgcattataatgtttattaactcattaagtaaaacaacacttacattgcgcctaatgtggaattgtacgccttggtctggcttcatcgtccgatgtgtcgtcgtcaggtttactgtgcaaaacagaagtggaccttactgtttggagctatattttggataaaatatcgaatgaataatagcttgtgtttttataacagaagaatactttgatactgtttgtaatgttacctgcgatgtcatcatctgagtctccttcttttgtttcgctaataagattttttttgctttttcgacagatcttcatgccagtttttgaacaatggctttttctgaaattttttctttttcaaaggcctcgattctccttcttacgggcacatttttcttcatttcattttgaatgtcctgtttcgtcatgtttctattagacatttccctttcacgggatggctcatcttctgcgaataattcttcgaactcggtgagtccaatagcttgattcagctgctgaacctcctcctgcagagttattggcgaccgtgatgtaaatttaggttcattattttttcctatactactagccaagtttttattaattactaccatttcgtttgattttattggtgataaaggttctacaattgcggtagcgtccatcatcttctgcgtataagtagaattgatgtccatcgtggaattcataagaggagtaaatttctcaagtgcattctcgcacattgaaggatcttcaatatcatttcttgctgatggaattactgtatcatcaataatattagaatatttacccttcgtgttttcactccgtgaaaaagttctctttatattactatctcttgttgtcattgaagactttaatggttcaatcctttctggctgttttgcatcttcttttgaaattgtttcgcttaaaacattcttttttgttttactatgttttgtaggaccttttgtgtttttttcatctgaactacttctagcactttccttttttttaggtcggcctccacgtttcctctaaaaatttagaatatatttaacaacgttatagtagtatttatatacacaatgtacatacaattgtataagcaattagattttgacgcattaattaaccgatatcaaacattattggatactacatataagggttagtattgattagtaacataagatatggggtaagattgaaagtattaaatttcatcataatatgacacaaacatttacattactgtcatcatcaagagttagccttcgtaattttgtaacaagtgacattgactgctgctttttaatattaattgcagcttttattgcagcctttctttttgttcggtcaattgttgtttccagcacatccccagtttttacatctttattttctgttttatcatgtactgctgaatctgttactgtattgtcagtattgataatatcattttctgggatagtctctttacggcgataaccttttttcttcaaaaccttcggcctctttgtagttgaagggccagggactgattgtggtatttcagcaattaaaccatgtaaataatccagagtgtcttcaagctggttgttaatatattttttaacatccaaggaataattatgtatattcgatatatctttggtaatcatttctttaatctccttctttgatcgagtatccatatttaaaatctacgaataaatgatatatatttaatatatacattaaactatactttttaataatacataccataatttaatattatggttgaaattatgacgtatatagcaattaatacatacacatgtgtttagttctattaacttagaagcacatgtaaattaagaaaaaatatatatatatgaaacaataataaaataatgaagtaacattgagaatagaatctagtttaattacacatatatacccttttaataattccgttcttataaattttattaaatttacagtgaagcttacaattacactaatgccaatgaatattaacgtatgcgtttattattacactaaataaaaatgaaagtaatgcaatgaaaaatacaatataccttaatgaaaataaaat
This is a stretch of genomic DNA from Bombus vancouverensis nearcticus unplaced genomic scaffold, iyBomVanc1_principal scaffold0056, whole genome shotgun sequence. It encodes these proteins:
- the LOC143304818 gene encoding uncharacterized protein LOC143304818 isoform X2 produces the protein MITKDISNIHNYSLDVKKYINNQLEDTLDYLHGLIAEIPQSVPGPSTTKRPKVLKKKGYRRKETIPENDIINTDNTVTDSAVHDKTENKDVKTGDVLETTIDRTKRKAAIKAAINIKKQQSMSLVTKLRRLTLDDDSNRKRGGRPKKKESARSSSDEKNTKGPTKHSKTKKNVLSETISKEDAKQPERIEPLKSSMTTRDSNIKRTFSRSENTKGKYSNIIDDTVIPSARNDIEDPSMCENALEKFTPLMNSTMDINSTYTQKMMDATAIVEPLSPIKSNEMVVINKNLASSIGKNNEPKFTSRSPITLQEEVQQLNQAIGLTEFEELFAEDEPSREREMSNRNMTKQDIQNEMKKNVPVRRRIEAFEKEKISEKAIVQKLA
- the LOC143304818 gene encoding uncharacterized protein LOC143304818 isoform X1, producing MITKDISNIHNYSLDVKKYINNQLEDTLDYLHGLIAEIPQSVPGPSTTKRPKVLKKKGYRRKETIPENDIINTDNTVTDSAVHDKTENKDVKTGDVLETTIDRTKRKAAIKAAINIKKQQSMSLVTKLRRLTLDDDSNVNRKRGGRPKKKESARSSSDEKNTKGPTKHSKTKKNVLSETISKEDAKQPERIEPLKSSMTTRDSNIKRTFSRSENTKGKYSNIIDDTVIPSARNDIEDPSMCENALEKFTPLMNSTMDINSTYTQKMMDATAIVEPLSPIKSNEMVVINKNLASSIGKNNEPKFTSRSPITLQEEVQQLNQAIGLTEFEELFAEDEPSREREMSNRNMTKQDIQNEMKKNVPVRRRIEAFEKEKISEKAIVQKLA